From the genome of Streptomyces sp. V2I9:
CCGTCCCCGGCCCCGGGCGCTACGGCCTGCGCCGCCACTATCCGGTCGCACCGTGGACCGACCACGTCGAGGTGCACTGGTCCCGGTACGGCGAGGCGTACGTGACGCCGGTCGGCGACCGCCTGGTGGGCGTGGCCGTGCTGAGCCGCGAGCGCCGTCCCTACGACCAGCACCTGGCGGCCTTCCCGGCTCTCGCGGCCCGGCTCGCGGGCGTCGCCGGGGCCACCACCGTACGGGGGGCCGGTCCGCTGCGTCAGCGGGCGCTCGGGCGGCGGGCCGGGCGCGTCCTGCTGGTCGGCGATGCCGCGGGCTACGTGGACGCCCTGACCGGCGAGGGCATCGCTCTCGCCACGGCCACCGCGACCGCCGCGATCGACTGCCTGACCGCAGGGCGGCCGGAGGAGTACCCCCGCCGCTGGGCGCACGTCACGCGACGCCACCGGTGGCTCACCGCCGCCCTGCTGGGCGCGGCGGGACACCCGTCCTCCGGGCGGCTCATCGTCGCCGCCGCCCACCGGGCTCCCGCCGTGTTCCGCGCCGCGGTCCACGCGCTCCGGTGAGACCGCGGCGTGTCCGGCCGCCCGCCCGAATGGCGCAGGCCCCGGTTCGGGCATAACGTCGATCGGGTGAGCGCCCGCGCGTACGCGGCGCACTGCCCTCGGCACGGAAGACGACTCCACCATGACGGGCTCCCGCGCGACACCCCCGCCCACGGCCACCGCACACGACCGGCACCGCGGCGGACTGGCCCTGCTGGTCATCGCCTCGTGCCAGCTGATGGTGGTGCTCGACGTCACCATCGTCAACATCGCGCTGCCGCACATGCAGAAGGACCTCGGGTTCTCCACCGAGAACCTGTCCTGGGTCGTCAACGCCTACACGCTGACCTTCGGCGGTCTGCTGCTGCTCGGCGGACGGCTCGGCGACATCCTCGGCCGCCGCCGGGTCTTCATCTTCGGCGTGCTCCTCTTCGTCTTCGCCTCGCTGCTGGGCGGACTCTCCCAGGAGGGCTGGCAGTTGCTGGCAGCCCGCTCCCTCCAGGGGGTCGGCGGCGCCATCGCCTCGCCCACCGCCCTGTCGCTGATCACCACGACCTTCCGCGAGGGCCCCGAACGCAACCGTGCCTTCGGGGTGTTCGCGGCCGTCTCGGCGGGCGGCAGCGCGATCGGCCTGCTTGCCGGCGGGGTACTGGTGGAGTGGCTGGACTGGCGCTGGGTCCTGTTCGTCAACGTCCCCATCGGCCTGCTGATCGCCGTCGCCACGCCTCGCTTCATCCCCGAGTCGGAGCGCCGGCCGGGCCACTTCGACATCGCCGGGGCCCTCACCTCGACGGCCGGCATGGTACTGCTCGTCTACGGCTTCATCCGCGCCTCCGAGGAGGGCTGGACCGAGGCGCTGACCCTCGGCTCGTTCGCCGCCGCCGTGGTCCTGCTCGCCGCGTTCATCCTGGTCGAACACGGTTCGAAGCAGCCCATCACGCCGCTGTGGATGTTCCGCGACCGCAACCGCGCCGGATCGTACGCGATGATGCTCAGCCTCGCCGCCGCCATGTTCGGGATGTTCTTCTTCCTGACACTCTTCGTGCAGAACGTCCTCGATTTCAGCCCGCTGCGGGCCGGACTCGCCTTCCTGCCGGTGAGCGCCGTCATCGCCGTCAGTGCGGGCCTCGCCTCCCAACTGCTGCCCCGGTGGGGCCCGAAGCCCTTCATGGTGGTGGGCGCGCTCCTGGCCGCTGCCGGGCTCGGCTGGCTGACGCTGACCGATGTCCACAGCACGTACCTCGGCTCGATCCTCGGACCGATGCTCGTCTTCGGCTTCGGCATGGGCATGCAGTTCGTGTCGCTGACCCTGATGGCGGTCTCGGGCGTCGCCCCGAAGGAGGCGGGCGCCGCCTCCGGCGTCCTCAACGCCACCCAGCAGGTCGGCGGGTCCCTGGGGCTCTCGATCCTGGTCACGACGTTCGGGACGGCCAGCCGGAACGAGGCGAGGGACCAGGTCCCGGAATTCCTGCGCGAGGGCACCCCCGCGCAGCTCCTGGAGTTCCGCAGGACCGGGCAACTGCCCTCGCCCTGGGGCGATCAGGTCCTCACCTCGGGCGTCTCCGGCGCCTTCGTGGTCGCCGCCTGCTTCGCCGTGCTCGCCGCCTTGGTCGCCCTGTTCGTCATCCAGGTGCGCTCCGACGACCTGGCACGCCTCCGGGGCGGCGCGACGCCGCTCGCGGCGGAGGGCGCGGCCGAGGACGCCGCGCCCGGAACGGACACCGGCCCGGACACCGACCGACCCGCGAAAGGGCGCTGAGCCATGGACTGGACCCTCGAAGTGATCGTGCTCCCCGTGACCGACATCGACCGGGCCCGCGATTTCTACCGGGACGGGGTCGGCTTCCACGTCGACCTCGACGACGAGGTGATGCCGGGCGCCCGTGTCGTCCAGCTGACACCACCCGGATCCGGCTGCTCCATCGCGCTGACCGAGGGCCTGCCCCACCCGACCGGAACCCCGCAACCGGGCACGTACCACGGCCTCCAGCTCTGCGTCACCGACATCGACGCCGCATACGCCGAACTCGTGGGCCGGGGTGTCGAGGTCTCCGAACCGCAGAGGTACGCCCCCGACGACGGGGCGACCTTCCTGTACTTCACCGATCCGGACGGAAACGGCTGGGCGGTGCAGGAGTACCGGCGGCGGAGGAACGAGCCCCTGCACCGGGTGCTCGCCGACCTGGCGGCGCGGAACGCGGACGGCTCGGGGGACACGGTGGGGTGAACCGGATGCGGAGGTGGATCGCGTCGCGCCGGTTCCACCAGAATGCTCCCCGTAGCGAGTGCAGGGATTCATCAGCGCAAGGGAGCGGCATCCACATGGGCGCCAACGCAGACATGGTGGCCTTCGTCCGGGCGCGGCTCGCCGACGAGGAACAGGTCGCACTGGCCGCCGGCGGCGACCGATGGCGGTGCCCGGCCGATGTGCCGGGCGAGGTCCACGACCGCACCGGCGGAGTGGCGTTCACGGTACGGGGCCGGGGCTTCGACCAGCACATCGCGCTCCAGGACCCCGCGCGCACCCTGGAGCGCATCGAGACGAACCGGGTCATGCTCGGCGAGTACGTCGAGGTGGCCGACCTGGACACCGACCGCCCGGCCGAGGACTTCCGCTCCGGCCGCGCGGTGGGTCTGGGCTTCGCCGTACGCCAGCTCGCCGCCGAGTACGCGGGCCACCCCGACTACCAGGCCCGCTG
Proteins encoded in this window:
- a CDS encoding NAD(P)/FAD-dependent oxidoreductase → MIDVLVAGGGPAGLAAAVRAASAGLETVVVEPRTTPLDKACGEGIMPGGVAALRDLGVRVGGRELRGIRYTDGRRSAEAAFRDGPGAGVRRTDLHTALHERATALGVRVVTAKAHGVRQDERTVTAAGITARWLIAADGLHSPLRRALGLDRPVPGPGRYGLRRHYPVAPWTDHVEVHWSRYGEAYVTPVGDRLVGVAVLSRERRPYDQHLAAFPALAARLAGVAGATTVRGAGPLRQRALGRRAGRVLLVGDAAGYVDALTGEGIALATATATAAIDCLTAGRPEEYPRRWAHVTRRHRWLTAALLGAAGHPSSGRLIVAAAHRAPAVFRAAVHALR
- a CDS encoding MFS transporter, translating into MTGSRATPPPTATAHDRHRGGLALLVIASCQLMVVLDVTIVNIALPHMQKDLGFSTENLSWVVNAYTLTFGGLLLLGGRLGDILGRRRVFIFGVLLFVFASLLGGLSQEGWQLLAARSLQGVGGAIASPTALSLITTTFREGPERNRAFGVFAAVSAGGSAIGLLAGGVLVEWLDWRWVLFVNVPIGLLIAVATPRFIPESERRPGHFDIAGALTSTAGMVLLVYGFIRASEEGWTEALTLGSFAAAVVLLAAFILVEHGSKQPITPLWMFRDRNRAGSYAMMLSLAAAMFGMFFFLTLFVQNVLDFSPLRAGLAFLPVSAVIAVSAGLASQLLPRWGPKPFMVVGALLAAAGLGWLTLTDVHSTYLGSILGPMLVFGFGMGMQFVSLTLMAVSGVAPKEAGAASGVLNATQQVGGSLGLSILVTTFGTASRNEARDQVPEFLREGTPAQLLEFRRTGQLPSPWGDQVLTSGVSGAFVVAACFAVLAALVALFVIQVRSDDLARLRGGATPLAAEGAAEDAAPGTDTGPDTDRPAKGR
- a CDS encoding VOC family protein — encoded protein: MDWTLEVIVLPVTDIDRARDFYRDGVGFHVDLDDEVMPGARVVQLTPPGSGCSIALTEGLPHPTGTPQPGTYHGLQLCVTDIDAAYAELVGRGVEVSEPQRYAPDDGATFLYFTDPDGNGWAVQEYRRRRNEPLHRVLADLAARNADGSGDTVG
- a CDS encoding DUF6221 family protein translates to MGANADMVAFVRARLADEEQVALAAGGDRWRCPADVPGEVHDRTGGVAFTVRGRGFDQHIALQDPARTLERIETNRVMLGEYVEVADLDTDRPAEDFRSGRAVGLGFAVRQLAAEYAGHPDYQARWLPRFIQ